The following are encoded together in the Gordonia insulae genome:
- a CDS encoding alpha-ketoglutarate-dependent dioxygenase AlkB, with product MTAGIQGSLFDQQEDETRIRSLDAITRRPLADGAWVDLRPGWISGSDLLFDRLRAQAAWRAERRRMYDRVVDVPRLVATYLDAGTFPDPLLVQARDALTRHYRPELPEGFATAGLCLYRDGADSVAWHGDRIGRGSAEDTMVAILSLGSPRPLALRPRGGGAALKFVVGPGDLLVMGGSCQRTWEHSVPKTVGVGPRISVQFRPPGVW from the coding sequence ATGACCGCGGGCATACAGGGGTCGCTCTTCGATCAGCAGGAAGACGAGACCCGCATCAGGTCTCTCGACGCGATCACACGCCGACCGCTCGCCGATGGCGCATGGGTCGATCTGCGGCCGGGGTGGATCTCCGGATCAGACCTGCTGTTCGATCGCCTTCGCGCGCAAGCCGCCTGGCGGGCCGAACGCCGCCGCATGTACGACCGTGTCGTCGATGTTCCGCGGCTCGTCGCGACCTATCTGGACGCCGGCACCTTCCCGGATCCGCTCCTGGTGCAGGCACGCGATGCCCTGACGCGCCACTACCGGCCGGAGCTGCCCGAGGGCTTCGCCACGGCGGGCCTCTGTCTCTACCGCGACGGCGCCGACAGCGTGGCGTGGCACGGCGACCGGATCGGCCGTGGTTCCGCCGAGGACACCATGGTCGCGATCCTGTCGCTGGGTTCGCCGCGCCCCCTCGCGTTGCGCCCGCGCGGCGGCGGCGCTGCGCTGAAGTTCGTCGTCGGCCCCGGCGATCTGCTGGTGATGGGCGGCAGTTGCCAGCGGACATGGGAGCATTCGGTCCCCAAGACCGTCGGCGTCGGCCCTCGGATCAGCGTCCAGTTCCGGCCGCCCGGGGTCTGGTAG
- a CDS encoding oxidoreductase, whose amino-acid sequence MGEWSVADIPDQSGRTVVITGANSGLGAETAKALAAAGANVVLACRNTEKAEVVAREIGSSATIARLDLADLDSVRAFADDLTGADVLINNAGVMAIPLRRTTQGFDMQMGTNHLGHFALTALVLPKITDRVVTLSSSMHQFGRIDLGDLNWEKRRYRRWRAYGDSKMANLMFGKELAERLAASSSATSSLIAHPGYAATELQGKSGTVEDVFMNVANKVFAQSAAAGALPTLYAATSPDATNGTFYGPTQMFGAHGAPGISGYNKRADDKVFRDGLWTASEKLTDITFGV is encoded by the coding sequence ATGGGTGAGTGGTCGGTAGCAGACATCCCGGATCAATCGGGCCGAACGGTGGTCATCACGGGCGCCAACAGCGGTCTGGGCGCGGAGACCGCGAAAGCGCTCGCGGCCGCCGGCGCGAACGTCGTCCTCGCGTGCCGGAACACGGAAAAGGCCGAGGTGGTGGCGCGGGAGATCGGATCGTCCGCGACGATCGCGCGGTTGGACCTCGCCGACCTCGACTCGGTGCGTGCCTTCGCCGACGACCTCACCGGCGCCGACGTGCTCATCAACAACGCCGGTGTGATGGCCATCCCGCTGCGCCGCACGACGCAGGGATTCGACATGCAAATGGGCACAAACCATTTGGGACACTTCGCACTGACCGCGTTGGTGTTGCCGAAGATCACCGATCGCGTCGTGACGTTGTCGTCGTCGATGCATCAGTTCGGCCGGATCGACCTCGGCGACCTGAATTGGGAGAAGCGGCGCTATCGCCGCTGGCGCGCCTATGGTGACTCCAAGATGGCCAATCTGATGTTCGGCAAAGAACTCGCCGAGCGGCTGGCCGCCAGTAGTTCGGCGACGTCGTCGCTCATCGCCCATCCCGGCTATGCCGCGACCGAACTGCAGGGCAAGTCCGGCACGGTCGAGGACGTGTTCATGAACGTCGCGAACAAGGTGTTCGCGCAGTCGGCCGCCGCCGGCGCCCTGCCGACGCTGTACGCGGCGACCTCGCCCGACGCGACCAACGGCACCTTCTACGGTCCGACCCAGATGTTCGGCGCTCACGGAGCCCCGGGGATCTCCGGCTACAACAAGCGCGCCGACGACAAGGTGTTCCGCGACGGACTGTGGACAGCGTCGGAGAAGCTGACCGACATCACGTTCGGGGTGTGA
- a CDS encoding adenylate/guanylate cyclase domain-containing protein: MFWGHLRAPQHRSWTDLTIAERARMARWATGAAAVTIGSANCLVGVETFLLVQLAFNGGQLNFDTTIGAPNFPAVVIAIITGLLINVILGLAVFKPQLRWFVSGRPADHARRRAVQRIPGLQVSTTLVAWTVAVLAYVVAASELTAQTVVGVAVAFMMAGFSSSCITYVFAERAARPLAVVALKDNPAQHVVHGVRSRMFAVWAVSSAVPMVGLLILNGGRWAGMLPPAIGPVDWASAVLALVGLAAGARVVVLVGRAIADPLLDLRRAVERVDGGDLTAQVAVYDSSELGVLQHGFNEMVAGLDERERMRELFARHVGDTVAELALERGVGMHGTNALAGVLFVDIVGSTSIAAQQDPQTTVKLLNSFFTIVADVVDTHSGFVNKFEGDAALAVFGVPVAIDDPSGAALRAARDLATRLEELPVRWGIGVSYGMSFAGNVGAEQRYEYTVIGDPVNECARLSELAKHATVPVLAGDAAIAAAGDEADHWRSVGTRTLRGRPRPTEVFVPDSMVAEPSAPTVAGVISGLLRPARRVGLIGLLRLPLMRVRR, encoded by the coding sequence ATGTTCTGGGGTCACCTGCGCGCGCCGCAACACCGCAGCTGGACCGATCTCACCATCGCCGAACGCGCCCGGATGGCCCGCTGGGCCACGGGCGCGGCGGCGGTCACCATCGGTTCGGCGAACTGCCTTGTCGGCGTCGAGACATTTCTGCTGGTGCAACTCGCCTTCAACGGCGGGCAGCTCAACTTCGACACCACGATCGGTGCACCCAACTTTCCCGCCGTGGTCATCGCAATCATCACCGGCCTGCTGATCAACGTGATCCTGGGCCTCGCGGTGTTCAAGCCGCAGCTGCGCTGGTTCGTCAGCGGGCGTCCCGCCGACCATGCCCGCCGGCGGGCGGTGCAGCGCATCCCCGGACTCCAGGTATCCACCACCCTCGTCGCATGGACCGTCGCCGTCCTGGCGTATGTCGTTGCCGCGAGTGAACTCACCGCGCAGACCGTGGTCGGGGTGGCGGTGGCGTTCATGATGGCGGGCTTCTCCAGTTCCTGCATCACGTATGTCTTCGCCGAACGCGCGGCCCGCCCGCTGGCGGTGGTCGCCCTCAAAGACAATCCGGCTCAGCATGTGGTGCACGGTGTGCGCTCGCGGATGTTCGCGGTGTGGGCAGTGAGTTCGGCGGTACCGATGGTCGGCCTGCTCATCCTCAACGGGGGCCGATGGGCGGGTATGTTGCCGCCGGCGATAGGGCCCGTCGACTGGGCATCCGCGGTCCTCGCGCTCGTGGGACTGGCCGCGGGCGCACGCGTCGTGGTGCTGGTCGGCCGGGCGATCGCCGATCCGCTGCTCGATCTTCGGCGCGCGGTCGAGCGCGTCGACGGCGGAGACCTCACGGCCCAGGTCGCGGTGTACGACTCATCGGAACTCGGTGTCCTGCAACACGGATTCAACGAGATGGTCGCCGGGCTCGACGAGCGCGAACGCATGCGTGAACTGTTCGCCCGCCACGTCGGCGACACGGTCGCGGAGCTGGCCTTGGAACGAGGGGTCGGGATGCACGGCACCAATGCCCTCGCCGGGGTGTTGTTCGTCGACATCGTCGGATCGACGTCGATTGCCGCCCAACAGGATCCGCAGACCACCGTGAAGTTGCTGAACAGCTTCTTCACCATCGTCGCCGACGTCGTGGACACCCACTCCGGCTTCGTCAACAAGTTCGAGGGCGATGCGGCACTGGCGGTGTTCGGGGTGCCGGTCGCCATCGACGACCCGTCCGGCGCCGCGCTGCGTGCCGCCCGCGATCTGGCGACTCGGCTCGAGGAACTACCGGTGCGGTGGGGGATCGGGGTCTCCTATGGCATGTCGTTCGCCGGCAACGTCGGAGCCGAGCAACGCTACGAGTACACCGTGATCGGTGACCCGGTGAACGAGTGCGCTCGCCTCTCCGAGCTCGCCAAGCATGCGACGGTGCCGGTCCTCGCGGGTGACGCCGCGATCGCCGCGGCGGGTGACGAAGCCGATCACTGGCGTTCGGTGGGCACGCGGACGCTCCGCGGCCGACCTCGACCGACCGAGGTGTTCGTGCCCGATTCGATGGTTGCCGAGCCGTCGGCGCCGACGGTCGCCGGGGTGATCTCGGGACTGCTGCGGCCGGCCCGACGGGTGGGACTGATCGGGCTGCTGCGGCTGCCACTCATGCGGGTCCGCCGTTGA
- a CDS encoding YceI family protein → MTTAVTAPIAAGTWTIDPAHSAVAFSVKHLMVSKVRGNFESFTGTITIAEDGTPAVQAEIDVTSITTGNEQRDGHIKSADFFDAEKFPKATFVSTGVAPKGDDYVLTGDFTLKGVTKAVELDLEFNGVNPGMGHGPVAGFEAKTVLNRKDFGIDIDMPLEGGGVVVGDKVTITLEIEAGQPA, encoded by the coding sequence ATGACCACAGCCGTAACCGCCCCCATCGCCGCCGGCACCTGGACCATCGACCCGGCCCACTCCGCCGTCGCGTTCTCCGTCAAGCACCTCATGGTCAGCAAGGTGCGCGGCAACTTCGAGTCCTTCACCGGCACCATCACCATCGCCGAGGACGGCACCCCCGCCGTCCAGGCCGAGATCGACGTCACCTCGATCACCACCGGCAACGAGCAGCGTGACGGCCACATCAAGTCCGCCGACTTCTTCGACGCCGAGAAGTTCCCGAAGGCCACCTTCGTCTCCACCGGTGTCGCGCCCAAGGGCGACGACTACGTCCTCACCGGCGACTTCACCCTCAAGGGCGTCACCAAGGCCGTCGAGCTCGACCTCGAGTTCAACGGTGTGAACCCGGGCATGGGCCACGGACCGGTCGCCGGCTTCGAGGCCAAGACCGTTCTCAACCGCAAGGACTTCGGCATCGACATCGACATGCCGCTCGAGGGCGGCGGCGTCGTCGTCGGTGACAAGGTCACCATCACCCTCGAGATCGAGGCCGGCCAGCCTGCCTGA
- a CDS encoding NUDIX hydrolase — protein sequence MTDHDRAQSQRTHLDRAAVSARISGFERRAADVPDSRAAAVAITIAERDGSQGIWLTKRPATMRRHAAQYALPGGRLDPGEDEPTAALRELHEEIGIELPADSVLGMLDDYATRSGFVITPVVCWTDETHTPDPNPDEVAQLFFVTFDELMVQPRFLTIPESERPVIQLPIVGALVHAPTAAVIYQFAEVVLRDRHTRVDGYEQPVFAWR from the coding sequence GTGACTGATCACGATCGCGCGCAGTCCCAGCGCACGCATCTCGACCGCGCCGCCGTGTCCGCCCGCATCTCGGGCTTCGAACGCCGTGCGGCCGACGTCCCCGACTCACGGGCCGCTGCTGTCGCCATCACCATCGCGGAGCGCGATGGCAGCCAGGGCATCTGGCTGACCAAGCGGCCGGCGACGATGCGGCGGCACGCCGCGCAGTACGCGCTTCCGGGAGGGCGGCTCGATCCAGGTGAGGACGAGCCGACCGCCGCGCTGCGCGAGCTCCACGAGGAGATCGGCATCGAGCTGCCCGCCGACAGCGTGCTGGGCATGCTCGATGACTATGCGACCCGGTCGGGCTTCGTCATCACGCCCGTCGTGTGTTGGACGGATGAGACCCACACCCCGGACCCCAACCCCGACGAGGTGGCCCAGCTGTTCTTCGTCACCTTCGACGAGCTGATGGTGCAACCGCGATTCCTGACGATCCCCGAGTCCGAGCGGCCGGTGATCCAGTTGCCGATCGTCGGCGCGCTGGTCCATGCACCGACCGCTGCGGTCATCTATCAGTTCGCCGAGGTGGTCCTGCGCGATCGGCACACCCGCGTCGACGGCTACGAGCAGCCGGTTTTCGCCTGGCGCTGA
- a CDS encoding DUF3558 family protein, with protein sequence MTSRSSTIIAGLLVLFTLSACTTTSDTSSETLGPSPVPPVVETPATDPNPTGFSPEQLCETLTPDDVAPLTDGEVTDAPTPTSFRGLPECKWPVENGYGWLKMGVFMPVDANGLLATAARKYPVGDGMGYQLLPGDNGTCKAMVQTPRVPEGYVLSVDVNPSDDMESNLCEKAVPQTEKVLKALGW encoded by the coding sequence GTGACATCACGGAGTTCCACGATCATCGCTGGCCTGCTTGTGCTGTTCACGCTGTCGGCATGTACCACCACGTCGGATACGTCGAGCGAAACGTTGGGGCCGAGTCCGGTGCCACCTGTCGTCGAGACGCCGGCAACTGATCCGAACCCGACGGGCTTTTCGCCTGAGCAGCTGTGCGAGACCCTCACGCCGGATGATGTCGCACCGTTGACGGATGGTGAGGTGACAGATGCGCCGACGCCGACGAGCTTCCGCGGGCTCCCGGAATGCAAGTGGCCCGTGGAAAACGGCTATGGCTGGTTGAAGATGGGCGTTTTCATGCCCGTCGACGCCAACGGGCTTCTGGCCACGGCTGCGCGCAAGTATCCGGTCGGTGACGGAATGGGATACCAGCTGTTGCCCGGTGACAACGGAACCTGCAAGGCGATGGTGCAGACGCCCCGCGTTCCAGAAGGCTACGTACTCAGCGTCGACGTGAATCCGTCCGATGATATGGAGTCCAACCTCTGTGAGAAGGCGGTCCCACAAACCGAGAAGGTCCTGAAGGCCTTGGGATGGTGA
- a CDS encoding 3-hydroxybutyrate dehydrogenase: MKDNALRGRRALVTGAASGIGAACARVLADRGALVVVADIDEVGAKQVATDLGGEAWHIDLCDTSELDSLTLDVDILVNNAGIQSVAPIEEMPPDTFRRMQRLMVEAPFLLIRASLPHMYARGFGRIVNVSSVHGLRASPYKSSYVAAKHALEGLSKTTALEGASRGVTSNCVNPGYVATELVAKQIADQARVHDMDEDEVVEKVMLTESAIKRLVRPEEVGSLVAWLASDDAAMVTGTSYPMDGGWSAR, translated from the coding sequence ATGAAGGACAACGCGTTGCGCGGCCGCCGTGCGCTGGTCACCGGCGCCGCCTCCGGGATCGGTGCGGCCTGCGCCCGCGTCCTCGCCGACCGTGGCGCCCTGGTGGTCGTCGCCGACATCGATGAGGTCGGGGCGAAGCAGGTGGCCACCGACCTCGGTGGCGAGGCGTGGCACATCGATCTCTGCGACACAAGCGAATTGGACTCACTCACGCTCGACGTCGACATTCTGGTGAACAACGCCGGAATCCAGTCGGTGGCACCGATCGAGGAGATGCCCCCGGACACGTTCCGGCGCATGCAGCGACTGATGGTGGAGGCGCCGTTCCTGTTGATCCGAGCTTCGCTGCCGCACATGTACGCACGAGGATTCGGGCGCATCGTGAACGTGTCGTCGGTGCACGGTCTGCGTGCCTCGCCATACAAGTCCTCTTATGTCGCCGCGAAGCACGCGTTGGAAGGACTGTCGAAAACGACTGCACTGGAGGGTGCTTCACGCGGTGTCACGAGCAACTGTGTCAACCCCGGCTACGTGGCGACGGAGTTGGTGGCCAAGCAGATCGCCGACCAGGCGCGAGTACACGACATGGACGAGGACGAGGTCGTCGAGAAGGTCATGCTCACCGAAAGTGCGATCAAGCGACTGGTTCGTCCCGAGGAGGTCGGTTCACTGGTCGCATGGTTGGCCTCCGACGACGCGGCCATGGTCACCGGGACCTCGTATCCGATGGACGGCGGGTGGAGCGCGCGCTGA